A single window of Culicoides brevitarsis isolate CSIRO-B50_1 chromosome 3, AGI_CSIRO_Cbre_v1, whole genome shotgun sequence DNA harbors:
- the LOC134833884 gene encoding peroxisomal carnitine O-octanoyltransferase yields MDRNSIFVLPEDAPGTFDKDDTLPSLPLPKLEETLERYYESLKPFGTPEELKNSRKVIDDFKNGIGKKLHALVEEKAKKSKNWVEEWWENLAYLSLRLPLIPCCLMSTTVIGESVGIPETPEHFLKTCALLAYQTMTFWHLIRSERMRPPSNPDGSIIFSANLFKRLYNTVRLPGEEMDEIKSYFKTAKEGKVPSHIIVIGNGRFFVLKGTHEDGSILSIAELYRSFQIINSEILENKTHKYPYIPLLTQDERPNWHKNRSRLMELSKNNKNNLELIESAICLTVLDDRMPRNYSECTQQTMAGGISTWADKSATLVMFRNGKIGCLAEHACFDGSVSAMTNFFIMLGLLEQGPIDWDIVPDKIEVPKELKFDLDEAILKEIDRMEEVYEENLNVVSVIVHCFQGYGKELMKAAKIHPDTFVQSALQLVYYRLHGKMAPTYETATMRAFYRGRTETVRSCNMDMVELCNAWFDSKTPAKTKVDLFRKASKAQYNLMLDARKGKGIDRHLFGLWCAAYENKIPIPELYDDPLYAKSGGGGNFVLSTSTLGYTINIGCVAPMVVDGYGVFYSMLRDCCWLMITTYKSSNETSSEKFQTAFDEVMMEVKEVFEASGVLSKM; encoded by the exons GTTACCGGAAGATGCTCCGGGTACATTCGACAAAGACGACACATTACCTTCGTTGCCATTGCCGAAGCTTGAAGAGACTCTCGAACGATATTACGAAAGTTTGAAGCCTTTTGGGACGCCGGAAGAGTTAAAAAACAGCAGAAAAGTGATTGACGACTTTAAAAATGGAATTGGAAAGAAATTACACGCTTTGGTCGaagaaaaagcgaaaaaatccaaaaattgggTCGAAGAATGGTGGGAAAATTTGGCATATCTCTCGTTACGTCTCCCGCTGATCCCGTGTTGCTTGATGTCGACAACTGTCATTGGCGAAAGTGTCGGAATTCCCGAAACGCCGGAACATTTTCTCAAAACTTGCGCTTTGTTGGCGTATCAGACGATGACTTTTTGGCATTTAATTCGCAGCGAACGCATGAGACCGCCCTCAAATCCCGACGGatcgataattttttccgCAAATCTCTTTAAAAGACTTTATAACACGGTTAGATTGCCCGGCGAGGAGATGGATGAGATCAAATCTTACTTTAAAACCGCCAAAGAAGGCAAAGTCCCGTCACACATCATCGTAATTGGCAACGGGAGATTTTTCGTACTAAAAGGCACCCATGAAGACGGCAGTATTTTATCCATCGCCGAGCTTTATCGCAGTTTTCAGATTATCAACTCGGAAATTTTGGAGAACAAAACTCACAAATATCCCTACATTCCGCTTTTGACGCAAGATGAACGTCCGAATTGGCATAAAAATCGATCGCGGTTGATGGAGttgtcgaaaaataataaaaataatttggaattGATTGAATCGGCGATTTGTTTGACGGTTTTGGATGATCGCATGCCAAGAAATTATTCGGAATGCACGCAACAAACGATGGCAGGCGGGATTTCGACGTGGGCTGATAAGTCGGCGACTTTGGTGATGTTCAGAAATGGCAAAATTGGATGTCTTGCGGAACATGCGTGTTTCGATGGAAGCGTTTCAGCAATGacgaacttttttattatgctTGGGTTGTTGGAACAAGGTCCCATTGATTGGGATATCGTGCCAGATAAGATTGAAGTACCGAAAGAGCTGAAATTTGACTTGGATGAAGcgattttgaaggaaattgatCGCATGGAAGAAGTTTATGAGGAAAAT ttaAACGTCGTTTCCGTGATCGTTCATTGCTTCCAAGGATACGGCAAAGAACTCATGAAGGCAGCAAAAATTCATCCCGACACTTTCGTGCAATCCGCATTACAACTCGTCTATTATCGTTTGCACGGGAAAATGGCTCCAACCTACGAGACAGCTACAATGCGCGCCTTTTATCGCGGAAGAACCGAAACTGTTCGTTCTTGCAACATGGATATGGTTGAATTATGCAACGCGTGGTTTGACTCAAAAACTCCCGCAAAAACTAAAGTCGATCTTTTCCGAAAAGCCTCGAAAGCGCAATACAATTTAATGTTAGATGCTCGAAAGGGAAAAGGCATCGATCGTCATTTATTTGGACTTTGGTGTGCAGcttacgaaaataaaattcccaTTCCTGAACTTTATGACGATCCGTTGTACGCGAAAAGCGGCGGCGGAGGAAATTTCGTTCTTTCGACAAGTACTCTCGGTTATACGATAAATATTGGATGCGTGGCTCCCATGGTTGTCGATGGATATGGCGTTTTTTACAGTATGTTGCGTGATTGTTGCTGGCTGATGATCACAACGTATAAAAGTAGCAACGAAACGAGTTCGGAAAAGTTTCAAACGGCATTCGATGAGGTTATGATGGAAGTTAAGGAAGTTTTTGAAGCGAGCGGAGTGTTgagtaaaatgtaa